A single genomic interval of Desulfovibrio sp. harbors:
- a CDS encoding class I SAM-dependent methyltransferase, with protein sequence MERKTEVNAGFDRWSVFEKARKANRMHHAQAYQTLQHTLAETFSMPPRILDLGCGDAGDMAGVLRFQPVQSYTGVDNDPDVLSRAEMAFKELSVPARLILGGYEDALRSGPGSYDVIWLGLFLHHLPGAKKREFFQEAHRLIRSGGVLLVHDPVLKQGETRQEYIARIESACRAGWPELTAAEKDMMTRHWSLHGRQESLSALESMALAGGFGCMEVLWNDPCQFYAVMAFWN encoded by the coding sequence ATGGAGCGCAAAACGGAAGTGAATGCGGGGTTCGACCGCTGGAGCGTGTTCGAGAAAGCCCGGAAAGCAAACCGCATGCACCACGCGCAGGCTTACCAGACCCTCCAGCACACGCTCGCAGAAACGTTCTCAATGCCGCCCCGCATCCTGGACCTGGGATGCGGCGACGCGGGCGACATGGCCGGCGTGCTCCGCTTCCAGCCCGTTCAATCCTACACCGGGGTGGACAACGACCCGGACGTGCTTTCGCGCGCGGAGATGGCTTTCAAGGAGCTTTCCGTGCCCGCGCGCCTTATTCTTGGCGGATACGAGGACGCGCTCCGCAGTGGACCCGGCAGTTACGACGTGATCTGGCTGGGGCTTTTCCTCCATCACCTCCCCGGTGCGAAGAAGCGGGAGTTCTTTCAAGAGGCCCACAGGTTGATCCGCTCCGGCGGGGTGCTGCTGGTCCACGATCCGGTGCTTAAGCAGGGCGAGACCCGCCAGGAGTACATCGCGCGCATCGAAAGCGCCTGCCGGGCGGGGTGGCCGGAACTGACGGCCGCCGAGAAGGACATGATGACCAGGCACTGGAGCCTGCACGGCCGCCAGGAAAGCCTTTCCGCGCTCGAATCCATGGCCCTGGCGGGTGGATTTGGCTGCATGGAGGTTCTCTGGAACGACCCGTGCCAATTCTATGCGGTGATGGCCTTTTGGAATTGA